One part of the Truepera radiovictrix DSM 17093 genome encodes these proteins:
- a CDS encoding heavy metal translocating P-type ATPase: protein MRQPETTDLRRLSVGVQGMTCASCVGRVERALKNVEGVEEASVNLATEKANVTFDPQRVGVPALLTAVKERGYTPVTAQASLSVEGMTCASCVGRVERALTKTVGVLDATVNLATEKASVTYLPDAVDLGQLKATVRKAGYEVREEAAGADRADTEREAREKEGRELRLELTLAAALTLPIFLLDMVPMMIPPLGAWFHGLVPMATLYYLFFILATAVQFGPGLRFYQKGWPALRRGAPDMNSLVMLGTTAAYGYSVVATFLPGLLPAGTVYVYYEAAAMIITLILVGRYLEALAKGRTSEAIKKLLGLQAKTARVERGGQMLELPIDEVVPGDTVFVRPGEKIPVDGRVVSGSSFVDESMITGEPIPVQKGEGDEVVGGTINKTGAFRFEATKVGAETLLAQIIKMVEDAQGSKVPIQALVDRVVNYFVPVVLLIAALTFGVWMLFGPQPALTFALVNAVAVLIIACPCAMGLATPTSIMVGTGKAAEMGILFRNGAALQTLQEAKVIALDKTGTLTKGKPELTDFSVQGGFEPKEVLSLVASAEAHSEHPIAEAIVASAKAQGARLLEVQDFSATPGFGVEARVNGQLVQVGADRYMTQLGLNVALFAEEAGRLADEGKTPLYAAVGGRLAAVIAVADPIKDSTPEAVHALHKLGLRVAMITGDNRRTAVAIASALGIDEVLAEVLPGGKVDAVKDLQGEGRKVAFVGDGINDAPALAQADVGLAIGTGTDIAIEAADVVLMSGDLRGIPNALGISQATIRNIKQNLFWAFFYNTSLIPVAAGVLYPFFGVLLNPVLAAGAMAVSSVFVLSNALRLRGFRPPMRADTGTPRRAEPQVAAA from the coding sequence ATGCGACAGCCTGAGACAACCGACCTGAGGCGCCTGAGCGTGGGCGTCCAGGGCATGACCTGCGCGAGTTGCGTGGGCCGCGTCGAGCGCGCCCTCAAGAACGTAGAAGGGGTAGAAGAAGCTTCAGTGAACCTGGCGACCGAAAAGGCGAACGTCACCTTCGACCCACAGAGGGTGGGTGTGCCTGCGCTTTTGACGGCCGTCAAAGAGCGTGGCTACACGCCAGTTACAGCGCAAGCCAGCCTCAGCGTCGAAGGGATGACCTGCGCGAGTTGCGTGGGCCGTGTCGAGCGGGCGCTTACGAAGACGGTAGGCGTACTGGACGCTACGGTCAACTTAGCGACCGAAAAGGCCAGCGTCACCTATCTGCCGGACGCGGTGGATCTAGGCCAGCTCAAAGCTACGGTCCGCAAAGCGGGCTACGAGGTGCGTGAGGAGGCTGCAGGCGCGGACCGCGCCGACACCGAGCGCGAGGCGCGCGAGAAGGAGGGCAGGGAACTCCGGCTCGAGCTCACCCTAGCCGCCGCCCTGACCCTACCCATCTTCCTGCTGGACATGGTTCCCATGATGATCCCGCCCCTGGGCGCGTGGTTCCACGGACTCGTGCCGATGGCAACCCTGTACTACCTGTTTTTCATTCTGGCGACCGCGGTGCAGTTCGGCCCCGGCTTGCGCTTTTACCAAAAGGGCTGGCCCGCCTTGCGCCGCGGCGCCCCGGACATGAATTCGCTGGTCATGCTGGGCACCACAGCGGCCTACGGCTACTCGGTGGTGGCGACCTTTCTGCCGGGGCTGCTGCCCGCCGGGACGGTCTACGTCTACTACGAGGCCGCCGCGATGATCATCACCCTCATCCTGGTCGGCCGCTACCTCGAGGCCCTCGCCAAAGGCCGAACCAGCGAGGCGATCAAAAAGCTGCTCGGGCTCCAGGCCAAGACGGCGCGCGTGGAACGAGGGGGGCAGATGCTCGAGCTGCCCATTGATGAGGTTGTTCCCGGCGACACCGTATTCGTGCGGCCGGGTGAGAAGATCCCCGTGGACGGTCGCGTGGTTTCGGGGTCGTCGTTCGTGGACGAGTCGATGATCACCGGCGAACCGATCCCGGTGCAGAAGGGCGAGGGCGACGAGGTGGTCGGGGGCACGATCAACAAGACCGGCGCGTTCCGTTTCGAGGCCACCAAAGTGGGCGCAGAGACGCTGCTCGCCCAGATCATCAAGATGGTCGAGGACGCGCAAGGCTCCAAGGTCCCGATTCAGGCGCTCGTCGACCGGGTCGTGAACTACTTCGTGCCGGTGGTGCTGCTTATCGCCGCACTCACCTTCGGCGTCTGGATGCTTTTCGGGCCGCAGCCCGCGCTGACCTTTGCGCTGGTCAACGCCGTGGCGGTCCTGATCATCGCCTGCCCCTGCGCCATGGGCCTCGCCACCCCGACCTCCATCATGGTGGGCACCGGCAAGGCCGCCGAGATGGGCATCTTGTTCCGCAACGGGGCGGCCTTGCAGACGCTCCAGGAAGCGAAGGTGATCGCCCTCGACAAGACCGGCACCTTGACCAAAGGCAAGCCGGAACTCACCGACTTCAGCGTTCAGGGTGGTTTCGAGCCCAAGGAGGTCCTGTCGCTCGTCGCTTCGGCCGAAGCGCACTCCGAACACCCCATCGCCGAAGCGATCGTGGCGAGCGCCAAGGCGCAGGGCGCTAGGCTGCTCGAGGTGCAGGACTTTAGCGCTACGCCCGGCTTTGGCGTCGAGGCAAGGGTCAATGGGCAGCTCGTGCAGGTGGGCGCCGACCGCTACATGACCCAGCTAGGGCTAAACGTAGCGCTCTTCGCCGAGGAGGCCGGGCGGCTGGCCGACGAGGGCAAGACGCCGCTCTACGCGGCCGTGGGTGGGAGGCTCGCCGCCGTCATCGCGGTCGCAGACCCGATCAAAGACTCGACGCCCGAAGCCGTCCACGCGCTTCACAAGCTCGGCCTACGCGTCGCCATGATCACCGGCGACAACCGCCGAACCGCGGTCGCCATCGCCAGCGCGCTCGGTATCGACGAGGTCCTGGCCGAGGTGCTCCCGGGCGGCAAAGTGGACGCCGTCAAGGACCTCCAAGGCGAGGGCCGTAAGGTCGCCTTCGTCGGCGACGGCATCAACGACGCGCCCGCCTTGGCGCAGGCCGACGTGGGCCTCGCCATCGGCACCGGCACCGACATCGCCATCGAAGCCGCCGACGTGGTGCTGATGTCGGGCGACCTGCGCGGCATCCCGAACGCGCTCGGCATCTCGCAGGCCACCATTCGCAACATCAAGCAGAACCTCTTCTGGGCCTTTTTCTACAACACCAGCCTGATCCCCGTCGCCGCCGGGGTGCTCTACCCCTTTTTCGGCGTCCTGCTCAACCCGGTCCTCGCCGCGGGCGCGATGGCGGTCTCGAGCGTCTTCGTGCTCTCCAACGCCCTGCGGCTGCGCGGCTTTAGGCCGCCCATGCGGGCGGACACGGGCACCCCGCGGCGCGCCGAGCCGCAGGTGGCGGCCGCCTAA